One region of Zingiber officinale cultivar Zhangliang chromosome 7B, Zo_v1.1, whole genome shotgun sequence genomic DNA includes:
- the LOC122007081 gene encoding protein-tyrosine sulfotransferase-like isoform X1, which translates to MTPRCKVMSHIFICDLLIFIYLAGSTLLTVSSSGDGYLHCESIMRNWVDSSIETKVRTDELILKDLLLFLHVPRSGGRTYFLCLLRKLYTGPEECPLSYDKLRLNPSKPNCRLMVSHDDYSLLSKLPKHKTSVVTILRDPIDRVFSTYEFSVEVAARFLVHPNLTSATQMSRRKYPKSHGVSALDIWPWKYLVPWMRQDLFVRRHARELGRLRKTEKTNNPYDMEEMVMPLQEFINDPIAHEIIHNGATFQVAGLTNNSYLEESHDVRNCVRKHPEFGHYVLEVAKHRLDHMLYVGLTEEHKKSANMFAEVVGAQVISQSEALSSTEQETTNKTEPRFSSSYPADGLNQDEDIAGYLNITEVPSPHDEPGRENMTVGKLMEAYEKCNSNLRKSQTTRHTMSLKKISPVNFSKKARRSVPASILDQIQYLNSLDVELYKHAQDIFRRQEKHVMQNHDKGNLKAQEELQTSGCGSLFSCLPWKILSIIAFLAVLVLAILVTKRSRAGKLKM; encoded by the exons ATGACACCGAGATGTAAAGTAATGTCACACATATTCATATGTGATTTATTGATCTTTATTTATTTAG CAGGATCAACCTTATTAACGGTGTCTTCTAGTGGCGATGGTTATTTACACTGTGAAAGTATCATGAGAAACTGGGTCGATTCTTCCATTGAAACAAAAGTCCGTACAGATGAGCTGATACTAAAGGATTTATTGTTATTTCTGCATGTTCCAAGATCTGGGGGCCGAACATACTTCCTATG CCTTTTGAGAAAGCTTTACACAGGTCCTGAGGAGTGTCCACTTTCCTATGACAAATTACGACTCAATCCAAG CAAACCAAATTGCAGATTGATGGTTTCCCATGATGATTATAGCTTGCTATCTAAATTACCAAAGCATAAAACGTCAGTTGTAACAATTTTAAGGGATCCGATTGATCGTGTGTTCAGCACATATGAATTCTCTGTCGAAGTTGCAGCTAGATTTCTTGTgcatccaaatttaacttcagcaACCCAAATGTCTAGACGGAAATACCCAAAATCTCATGGTGTTAGTGCACTGGATATCTGGCCATGGAAGTATTTAGTTCCTTGGATGAGGCAGGACTTATTTGTAAGG AGGCATGCTAGAGAACTTGGAAGACTTAGAAAGACTGAGAAGACGAATAATCCATATGACATGGAAGAGATGGTCATGCCCTTACAAGAGTTCATTAATGACCCAATAGCTCATGAGATCATTCACAACGGAGCAACTTTTCAG GTAGCAGGATTAACAAACAACTCATATTTAGAAGAATCGCATGATGTCCGCAATTGTGTTAGGAAGCACCCTGAATTTGGCCATTATGTTCTTGAGGTTGCAAAG CATAGGTTGGATCATATGTTATATGTTGGTCTTACTGAAGAGCACAAGAAGTCTGCTAATATGTTCGCTGAAGTGGTTGGAGCACAAGTTATTTCCCAGTCTGAAGCCTTGAGCTCTACTGAGCAGGAAACAACCAACAAAACTG AACCTCGCTTTTCTTCTTCATATCCTGCTGATGGACTAAACCAGGATGAG GATATTGCTGGCTATCTAAATATAACGGAGGTTCCTTCACCACATGATGAGCCAGGAAGAGAAAAT ATGACTGTTGGAAAGTTGATGGAGGCATATGAAAAATGCAATTCCAATTTACGGAAATCTCAAACAACCCGACACACAATGTCTCTGAAAAAGATTTCTCCTGTCAATTTTTCAAAGAAG GCACGCCGTTCTGTTCCTGCTTCGATTCTTGATCAAATACAATATCTGAACAGTCTTGATGTGGAACTTTACAAACATGCTCAAGATATATTCAGGCGGCAGGAGAAACATGTCATGCAAAATCATGACAAGGGAAACCTGAAGGCCCAAGAG GAACTGCAGACATCAGGATGTGGCAGCTTATTTAGTTGCTTGCCATGGAAGATTTTATCGATCATTGCATTTCTTGCTGTTCTTGTTCTTGCAATACTAGTAACAAAACGCAGCAGAGCGGGTAAATTGAAGATGTGA
- the LOC122007081 gene encoding protein-tyrosine sulfotransferase-like isoform X2, with amino-acid sequence MTPRCKVMSHIFICDLLIFIYLGSTLLTVSSSGDGYLHCESIMRNWVDSSIETKVRTDELILKDLLLFLHVPRSGGRTYFLCLLRKLYTGPEECPLSYDKLRLNPSKPNCRLMVSHDDYSLLSKLPKHKTSVVTILRDPIDRVFSTYEFSVEVAARFLVHPNLTSATQMSRRKYPKSHGVSALDIWPWKYLVPWMRQDLFVRRHARELGRLRKTEKTNNPYDMEEMVMPLQEFINDPIAHEIIHNGATFQVAGLTNNSYLEESHDVRNCVRKHPEFGHYVLEVAKHRLDHMLYVGLTEEHKKSANMFAEVVGAQVISQSEALSSTEQETTNKTEPRFSSSYPADGLNQDEDIAGYLNITEVPSPHDEPGRENMTVGKLMEAYEKCNSNLRKSQTTRHTMSLKKISPVNFSKKARRSVPASILDQIQYLNSLDVELYKHAQDIFRRQEKHVMQNHDKGNLKAQEELQTSGCGSLFSCLPWKILSIIAFLAVLVLAILVTKRSRAGKLKM; translated from the exons ATGACACCGAGATGTAAAGTAATGTCACACATATTCATATGTGATTTATTGATCTTTATTTATTTAG GATCAACCTTATTAACGGTGTCTTCTAGTGGCGATGGTTATTTACACTGTGAAAGTATCATGAGAAACTGGGTCGATTCTTCCATTGAAACAAAAGTCCGTACAGATGAGCTGATACTAAAGGATTTATTGTTATTTCTGCATGTTCCAAGATCTGGGGGCCGAACATACTTCCTATG CCTTTTGAGAAAGCTTTACACAGGTCCTGAGGAGTGTCCACTTTCCTATGACAAATTACGACTCAATCCAAG CAAACCAAATTGCAGATTGATGGTTTCCCATGATGATTATAGCTTGCTATCTAAATTACCAAAGCATAAAACGTCAGTTGTAACAATTTTAAGGGATCCGATTGATCGTGTGTTCAGCACATATGAATTCTCTGTCGAAGTTGCAGCTAGATTTCTTGTgcatccaaatttaacttcagcaACCCAAATGTCTAGACGGAAATACCCAAAATCTCATGGTGTTAGTGCACTGGATATCTGGCCATGGAAGTATTTAGTTCCTTGGATGAGGCAGGACTTATTTGTAAGG AGGCATGCTAGAGAACTTGGAAGACTTAGAAAGACTGAGAAGACGAATAATCCATATGACATGGAAGAGATGGTCATGCCCTTACAAGAGTTCATTAATGACCCAATAGCTCATGAGATCATTCACAACGGAGCAACTTTTCAG GTAGCAGGATTAACAAACAACTCATATTTAGAAGAATCGCATGATGTCCGCAATTGTGTTAGGAAGCACCCTGAATTTGGCCATTATGTTCTTGAGGTTGCAAAG CATAGGTTGGATCATATGTTATATGTTGGTCTTACTGAAGAGCACAAGAAGTCTGCTAATATGTTCGCTGAAGTGGTTGGAGCACAAGTTATTTCCCAGTCTGAAGCCTTGAGCTCTACTGAGCAGGAAACAACCAACAAAACTG AACCTCGCTTTTCTTCTTCATATCCTGCTGATGGACTAAACCAGGATGAG GATATTGCTGGCTATCTAAATATAACGGAGGTTCCTTCACCACATGATGAGCCAGGAAGAGAAAAT ATGACTGTTGGAAAGTTGATGGAGGCATATGAAAAATGCAATTCCAATTTACGGAAATCTCAAACAACCCGACACACAATGTCTCTGAAAAAGATTTCTCCTGTCAATTTTTCAAAGAAG GCACGCCGTTCTGTTCCTGCTTCGATTCTTGATCAAATACAATATCTGAACAGTCTTGATGTGGAACTTTACAAACATGCTCAAGATATATTCAGGCGGCAGGAGAAACATGTCATGCAAAATCATGACAAGGGAAACCTGAAGGCCCAAGAG GAACTGCAGACATCAGGATGTGGCAGCTTATTTAGTTGCTTGCCATGGAAGATTTTATCGATCATTGCATTTCTTGCTGTTCTTGTTCTTGCAATACTAGTAACAAAACGCAGCAGAGCGGGTAAATTGAAGATGTGA